One window of Chloroflexus aggregans DSM 9485 genomic DNA carries:
- a CDS encoding rhodanese-like domain-containing protein — MQRFGLALLLMTTIVLTACGTAATTTSPATKLPAEINVARLKTMLDRQENFFLLDVRTPQEFVQDGRIAQSTLIPLQELEQRLSELPTDKPIVCICRSGNRSAAACDLLRSRGFEVINVAGGMRAWAAAGYPMVVGP; from the coding sequence ATGCAACGCTTTGGATTAGCTCTCTTGCTGATGACGACCATTGTCCTCACTGCTTGTGGTACAGCAGCAACAACCACATCGCCGGCCACAAAGTTGCCGGCTGAGATCAACGTTGCCCGCTTGAAAACCATGCTAGACCGGCAAGAAAACTTCTTCCTGCTCGATGTACGCACGCCGCAGGAATTTGTCCAAGATGGCCGGATCGCCCAATCAACGCTTATCCCGCTCCAAGAGTTGGAACAGCGTTTGAGCGAACTACCGACCGACAAACCGATTGTTTGCATCTGTCGGTCGGGGAATCGGAGTGCGGCAGCGTGTGATCTGTTGCGATCGCGTGGATTTGAGGTGATCAACGTTGCCGGTGGGATGCGGGCATGGGCCGCAGCCGGTTACCCGATGGTGGTTGGTCCGTAA
- a CDS encoding SulP family inorganic anion transporter, protein MMPVSARQPGVQAALLMMITRYLPFLNWLRTYRLEHLPSDIVAGIVTAIMLIPQSMAYAQLAGLPPQVGLYASVAPLIVYALLGTSGQLSVGPVAITSLLVFNGVSALAVPGTERYFQLVLLLAFMVGAIKLALGIFRLGVILNFISHPVLAAFTSASALIIAVGQLKYILGYRIGGEHIYETIAQAIAGLSQTNVATLVIGLASIGLLLFFRQGLRPLLRRAGLSPLAVTLIVSGAPLLAVIFGILVAQAFRLDQVAGVAVVGTIPPGLSPISSPVLTIADAQALLPTALTIVLVSVVESIAVAKALASKRRQAIDPDQELVALGAANIAAGFFSGYPVTGGFARSVVNAQAGAITGLASLITAAMIALILLFFTSVFYYLPQAVLAATVIVAVIGLVDLHEPQQIWRTNRGDAFTWLITFVAVLALGIETGIFAGVASALILYLWRTSRPHIAIVGRLGNSEVYRNVERHPVKTWPHVVAVRVDESIYFANTRYLEQTLLRIVAERPEVKHLVLIGSAINFIDSSALHTLHNLIDGLRDAGVEFHLADIKGPVMDRLKRSELLDKIGQDHIHLTTHSAMLALGCRD, encoded by the coding sequence ATGATGCCCGTTTCTGCGCGCCAACCGGGAGTGCAGGCAGCGTTGCTGATGATGATTACACGCTACCTGCCATTCCTGAACTGGTTACGTACCTACCGGCTCGAGCATCTGCCTAGCGACATAGTGGCGGGAATCGTTACCGCCATTATGCTCATTCCGCAGAGCATGGCTTACGCCCAGTTGGCCGGTCTTCCACCGCAGGTTGGTCTGTACGCATCGGTCGCGCCACTGATTGTCTACGCCCTCCTCGGTACCTCAGGTCAACTTTCGGTAGGTCCGGTCGCGATCACGTCCCTCCTCGTGTTCAACGGGGTGAGTGCGTTGGCTGTGCCGGGTACTGAGCGCTATTTTCAGTTGGTGCTCTTGCTGGCCTTTATGGTTGGTGCGATCAAATTGGCTTTGGGGATATTCAGACTGGGTGTGATCCTTAACTTCATTTCACATCCGGTGTTGGCCGCGTTTACCAGTGCCTCAGCACTGATTATTGCGGTGGGTCAATTGAAATATATTCTCGGTTATCGGATCGGTGGTGAACATATCTACGAAACGATTGCACAAGCAATCGCCGGTCTGAGCCAGACCAACGTTGCCACGTTGGTGATTGGTTTGGCAAGTATTGGTTTGTTACTCTTCTTTCGGCAGGGGCTGCGTCCGTTGTTGCGCCGGGCCGGGTTATCACCGCTAGCAGTCACCTTAATCGTGAGTGGTGCGCCACTGTTGGCGGTGATTTTTGGTATTCTAGTGGCACAAGCATTCCGCCTCGATCAAGTTGCCGGTGTCGCGGTTGTAGGGACGATCCCGCCCGGCCTATCACCGATTAGCTCACCTGTCTTAACCATAGCCGACGCACAAGCCTTACTGCCGACAGCTCTCACGATTGTGTTGGTCAGTGTGGTTGAGTCGATAGCCGTCGCTAAGGCATTGGCCAGCAAGCGTCGTCAAGCAATTGATCCCGATCAGGAATTGGTTGCGCTTGGTGCTGCCAATATTGCGGCCGGCTTTTTTAGCGGTTACCCGGTGACGGGTGGGTTTGCTCGCTCGGTGGTCAATGCGCAGGCCGGTGCGATCACCGGTTTGGCATCGTTGATCACTGCCGCCATGATTGCGCTGATCCTGCTCTTCTTTACGTCGGTCTTCTATTACCTACCGCAGGCAGTGTTGGCGGCAACCGTGATCGTAGCCGTCATCGGGCTGGTTGATCTGCATGAGCCGCAGCAAATCTGGCGCACTAATCGCGGGGATGCCTTTACATGGCTTATTACGTTTGTGGCGGTGCTGGCTCTTGGGATTGAGACCGGTATCTTTGCCGGCGTCGCTTCGGCGCTCATTCTTTACCTCTGGCGTACTAGCCGTCCGCATATTGCCATCGTTGGTCGGCTGGGGAACAGTGAAGTCTACCGCAACGTCGAGCGTCATCCGGTCAAGACATGGCCGCACGTAGTGGCCGTCCGTGTTGACGAGAGCATCTATTTCGCCAATACGCGCTATCTCGAGCAGACGTTATTGCGGATTGTGGCTGAACGACCTGAGGTGAAGCATTTGGTGTTGATCGGTTCGGCCATTAATTTTATCGACTCGAGCGCCTTGCATACTCTCCATAACTTAATTGATGGTCTGCGCGATGCCGGTGTCGAGTTTCATTTGGCCGATATTAAAGGACCGGTCATGGATCGGCTCAAGCGGTCGGAATTGCTCGATAAGATCGGGCAAGATCACATCCACCTGACAACGCACTCGGCGATGCTAGCGTTGGGTTGCCGAGATTGA
- a CDS encoding protein tyrosine phosphatase family protein, translating to MQDQLCNALQHQTEIAPLRSYAVTDRVLLAAQPQPEDWQRFVAAGYKTVLNIRSDPERAAVQAANARAAGLHYIHVPWPAYELEPEHLAEFARIVEAPETGKLVFHCRSATRVGLIWMLYRIVHQGWTREQAEAELRAAGYDDEAMATFEFCADDFFERSGMQR from the coding sequence ATGCAGGATCAACTTTGCAATGCCTTACAGCACCAAACTGAGATCGCACCGCTGCGCAGCTATGCTGTTACCGATCGGGTATTGCTGGCAGCGCAGCCACAGCCAGAAGATTGGCAACGTTTTGTGGCAGCGGGTTACAAAACTGTCTTGAATATTCGCAGTGATCCCGAACGGGCAGCCGTGCAAGCAGCTAACGCTCGTGCTGCCGGTTTACACTACATTCACGTACCATGGCCGGCCTACGAATTGGAGCCGGAGCATCTGGCCGAGTTTGCTCGGATTGTCGAAGCTCCGGAAACCGGTAAGCTGGTGTTTCATTGCCGCAGTGCCACCCGCGTCGGTCTGATTTGGATGCTCTATCGGATCGTGCATCAGGGTTGGACGCGCGAACAGGCTGAGGCCGAACTACGCGCTGCCGGTTACGATGATGAGGCAATGGCAACTTTTGAGTTCTGCGCCGACGATTTCTTTGAGCGGAGCGGCATGCAGAGGTAA
- a CDS encoding rhodanese-like domain-containing protein, protein MFRQLFRNQRETQANQIGTMTVQELKAKLDSREPIVLVDVRQPEEFAYDGHVAGARLLPLPMLAMRMNELPKDQPIVCICRSGNRSQVACEMLQRHGFTNVTNVVGGMIAWQRSGYPINRQ, encoded by the coding sequence ATGTTTCGACAACTGTTTCGCAATCAGCGTGAAACCCAAGCTAATCAAATTGGTACCATGACGGTGCAAGAGTTAAAAGCGAAGTTGGACTCACGTGAACCGATTGTGCTGGTTGATGTGCGCCAGCCGGAAGAGTTTGCTTACGATGGGCATGTGGCCGGCGCACGTTTGCTGCCGCTGCCAATGTTGGCAATGCGCATGAACGAATTGCCGAAAGATCAACCGATTGTGTGCATTTGCCGGTCGGGCAATCGCAGCCAGGTGGCTTGTGAAATGCTCCAACGCCACGGCTTCACCAACGTGACGAATGTGGTTGGTGGGATGATCGCGTGGCAGCGGTCCGGCTATCCGATTAATCGTCAGTAA
- a CDS encoding DsrE/DsrF/DrsH-like family protein, whose amino-acid sequence MTTPMTETVDTQALLARIAELEQRVAALEQSPAQGIEDRLAMVVFSGDLDKAIAAFIIATGAASMGLEVSMFFTFWGISAVKKQKVFSGKNLLEQGFTAMLPGKLGELGLSQMNFFGAGAQIIRNLMKKHDVASPEELFAMARELGVRMVVCDMSRELLGIKDEELVEGLETGGVATFLGDAARSKVTLFI is encoded by the coding sequence ATGACAACACCGATGACGGAAACGGTTGATACGCAAGCCCTGCTCGCCCGGATCGCCGAACTTGAGCAGCGCGTCGCCGCACTTGAGCAGTCGCCGGCGCAGGGGATTGAAGATCGGCTGGCGATGGTCGTCTTCTCCGGCGATTTGGATAAGGCAATTGCTGCGTTCATCATCGCCACCGGTGCTGCCTCGATGGGTCTCGAAGTGAGTATGTTCTTCACCTTCTGGGGCATCAGTGCAGTGAAGAAACAAAAGGTCTTCAGCGGCAAGAACCTGCTTGAGCAGGGCTTCACGGCAATGCTCCCCGGCAAGCTGGGTGAGCTGGGTCTATCGCAGATGAACTTCTTCGGGGCCGGTGCGCAGATCATCCGCAACCTGATGAAGAAACACGATGTTGCGTCGCCGGAAGAATTGTTTGCAATGGCTCGTGAATTGGGCGTGCGCATGGTCGTCTGCGACATGTCGCGTGAATTACTCGGTATCAAGGATGAAGAGCTGGTTGAAGGCTTGGAGACCGGCGGTGTCGCAACGTTCCTTGGCGATGCTGCACGTTCGAAAGTGACGTTGTTCATTTAA
- a CDS encoding sulfurtransferase TusA family protein: MPQFDQTLDVKGAKCPMPLVKSRKAITELPVGKVLQVISTDRGSVADFQGWVKTAKNVELVAQETVQENGQELYIHYLRRTA, translated from the coding sequence ATGCCGCAGTTTGATCAAACACTCGATGTTAAAGGGGCGAAGTGCCCAATGCCGCTGGTCAAGAGCCGCAAGGCGATTACCGAATTGCCGGTCGGTAAGGTGTTGCAGGTAATATCGACCGACCGTGGTTCGGTAGCCGATTTTCAGGGTTGGGTGAAGACGGCCAAGAACGTTGAGCTTGTTGCGCAAGAGACGGTGCAAGAGAACGGACAGGAGCTGTACATTCACTATCTGCGCCGCACGGCCTAA
- a CDS encoding MBL fold metallo-hydrolase, whose protein sequence is MTFTQDQSTVTEISPRELYARLLSAQPLFILDVRNEDEFKRMPIEGHATLRTLNLPYYDFIEDEEAALARMPNDVEEVIVICAKGGSSQYVAEILNNHGYRAVSVTDGTIGWGNYYDVRDVVSATWGRIVQIARPARGDLSFAIISDGQAALIDPLRHTNVYRELIEGAGAKLTTILDTHVHADHISGGPALAKETGAPYYIHPYDAIHPIDMLPAVIAYEPLRDGQVFQIGQVRITTIWYPGHTLGQVNFLAETPDGGRYLFTGDGIFLRSFGRPDLGGKGEAWTPILYRSMFEWLPRHLTDDTMILPAHFSTLEEDAGNGIFAAPYKQVLARNDSLKPRTLEEFTSYVLSHLPVFPPEYVEIKRVNIGLVEACDGKASELELGKNICALSGEK, encoded by the coding sequence ATGACGTTCACGCAGGATCAATCGACTGTTACTGAAATTTCTCCCCGCGAACTGTATGCCCGCCTGTTGAGCGCACAACCGTTGTTCATTCTCGACGTGCGCAACGAGGACGAGTTCAAGCGTATGCCGATCGAGGGGCATGCGACGCTGCGCACCCTCAATCTGCCCTACTACGACTTTATTGAAGACGAAGAGGCGGCGTTGGCTCGTATGCCAAACGATGTTGAAGAGGTTATCGTTATCTGTGCCAAGGGTGGTTCATCGCAGTACGTCGCTGAAATCCTGAATAATCACGGCTACCGTGCCGTCTCGGTGACGGACGGGACAATCGGTTGGGGGAACTATTACGATGTGCGCGATGTGGTGAGCGCCACTTGGGGTCGGATTGTGCAGATTGCCCGCCCCGCCCGCGGCGACCTCAGCTTCGCGATTATCAGCGATGGACAGGCCGCGCTCATCGACCCGCTCCGCCATACCAATGTCTACCGTGAGCTGATCGAAGGCGCCGGTGCGAAGTTGACAACCATTCTCGACACGCACGTCCATGCCGACCACATCAGCGGTGGTCCTGCGTTGGCGAAGGAAACCGGCGCACCGTACTACATCCATCCCTACGACGCCATTCACCCCATCGATATGCTACCGGCGGTGATTGCCTATGAGCCGTTGCGCGATGGGCAGGTCTTCCAAATTGGGCAGGTGCGGATCACAACCATCTGGTATCCGGGTCACACCCTCGGCCAGGTCAACTTTCTCGCCGAGACGCCGGATGGTGGTCGTTACCTGTTCACCGGTGACGGTATCTTCTTGCGCTCGTTTGGTCGCCCCGATTTGGGTGGTAAGGGTGAAGCGTGGACGCCCATCCTCTACCGCAGCATGTTCGAGTGGCTGCCACGTCATCTGACCGACGACACAATGATCCTACCGGCCCACTTCAGCACCCTTGAGGAGGATGCCGGCAATGGCATCTTTGCCGCGCCGTACAAGCAGGTGTTGGCGCGGAATGACAGCCTCAAGCCGCGCACGCTGGAAGAGTTCACGAGCTACGTGCTCAGCCACCTGCCGGTCTTCCCGCCGGAGTACGTCGAGATCAAGCGGGTGAACATTGGTCTGGTAGAAGCCTGCGATGGCAAAGCGAGCGAATTGGAATTGGGCAAGAATATCTGTGCATTGTCCGGGGAAAAGTGA
- a CDS encoding peroxiredoxin family protein, with the protein MVRPIVPLTDKFINELVRPRGPANVPAVGSEAPDFTLPYAQFLSGPPEDRVEYGRTITLSALRGRPVVLNLSRIFSERVFCPNCAPHLAALRTQYNEFSRRNVHLLVVSSTDLETTSYVAEVLRAPFPILSDPDWKVFTGYGMGSAFGAPLPGVFIIDAQGIIRWSWVAPFSPIFSPPPIEELTAVLDSIGATPTTTA; encoded by the coding sequence ATGGTGCGGCCAATCGTGCCCTTAACCGATAAATTCATCAACGAGTTGGTTCGCCCACGCGGTCCGGCCAATGTTCCGGCTGTGGGCAGTGAAGCCCCCGACTTTACCCTGCCCTATGCCCAATTTCTCAGCGGCCCGCCTGAAGACCGCGTAGAATACGGACGGACGATCACCCTGAGCGCACTGCGCGGACGACCGGTGGTGCTGAACTTGTCCCGGATTTTTAGCGAGCGGGTCTTCTGCCCCAACTGCGCTCCTCACCTTGCCGCGCTCCGCACGCAGTACAACGAATTTTCCCGCCGGAATGTGCATTTGCTGGTGGTCAGCAGCACCGATCTCGAAACTACCAGCTATGTCGCCGAGGTGTTACGAGCGCCCTTCCCCATTCTCAGCGATCCCGATTGGAAGGTCTTTACCGGTTACGGTATGGGTTCAGCATTCGGCGCCCCTCTCCCCGGAGTCTTCATTATTGACGCACAGGGTATCATTCGCTGGAGCTGGGTTGCACCGTTTTCACCGATCTTCTCGCCTCCGCCTATCGAGGAGCTGACTGCTGTGCTTGATAGCATCGGGGCAACCCCAACCACAACTGCGTAG
- a CDS encoding Nramp family divalent metal transporter — MESLTYASHSSDTLAVPQPRRWLLVRLLPFLGPAFVASIAYIDPGNIATAVQAGARFGTMLLWVVVASNLSAMLIQALAAKIGIATGHSLAELAREHFPMPVVWLMWGVSELAAIATDLAEFIGAAIGFQLLFGLPLLWGGLLTAVITWLIISLERRGFRHLEVVITALLAVVAGCYVAELVLGRPDWADVSFHAVVPQLAGSDSLLLAAGILGATVMPHAIFLHSALTQRRIIGRTDAERRTIYRYELIDIAIALSIAGLVNAAMLIMAATAFHRHGFHDVATIEGAYQSLTPLLGSAASLIFGIALLVAGISSSAVGTLAGQAIMQGFLQWEVPLWLRRVITMAPALLVIALGIDPTKALVLSQVALSFALPFALIPLVWFTGQRRLMGSLRNHWVTTTLAGVITAIIILLNVVLIVQ, encoded by the coding sequence ATGGAATCGCTCACCTACGCGAGCCACTCTAGCGATACACTGGCCGTACCGCAGCCACGCCGCTGGTTGTTGGTGCGGCTCTTGCCCTTTCTGGGGCCGGCCTTTGTGGCGTCGATTGCGTATATTGATCCGGGCAATATTGCTACCGCCGTGCAAGCGGGTGCTCGGTTCGGCACAATGCTATTGTGGGTAGTCGTTGCCAGCAACCTATCGGCCATGCTAATCCAAGCGCTCGCCGCAAAGATCGGCATCGCTACCGGCCATAGTTTAGCCGAACTAGCCCGTGAACACTTCCCTATGCCGGTAGTATGGCTCATGTGGGGAGTGAGCGAACTGGCGGCCATAGCAACCGATCTTGCCGAGTTTATTGGGGCCGCAATCGGCTTTCAGTTGCTGTTTGGCTTACCGCTGCTCTGGGGTGGCTTGCTCACGGCGGTGATCACGTGGTTGATCATCAGCCTGGAACGCCGTGGGTTTCGTCATCTGGAAGTAGTGATTACCGCGTTACTGGCCGTCGTTGCCGGTTGTTATGTGGCCGAACTCGTGTTAGGTCGTCCTGATTGGGCTGACGTTAGTTTTCACGCCGTTGTTCCCCAACTAGCCGGGAGCGATAGTTTGCTCCTTGCGGCAGGCATTCTCGGAGCGACGGTGATGCCGCATGCGATCTTTCTCCACTCGGCGCTCACGCAACGGCGGATTATCGGTCGCACCGACGCCGAACGTCGCACCATTTACCGCTATGAGTTAATCGATATTGCCATCGCGCTCAGTATTGCCGGTCTTGTCAATGCGGCGATGTTGATCATGGCTGCGACGGCCTTTCATCGTCATGGCTTCCACGATGTAGCCACCATTGAAGGGGCTTACCAGAGTCTAACGCCGTTACTCGGTTCGGCGGCGAGTCTGATCTTTGGGATTGCCCTGCTAGTGGCCGGGATTTCTTCTTCGGCGGTGGGCACGTTAGCCGGTCAAGCGATTATGCAAGGCTTTTTACAATGGGAAGTACCGCTCTGGTTGCGGCGGGTGATCACGATGGCGCCGGCCTTGCTGGTGATTGCGCTCGGTATCGATCCGACTAAAGCGCTGGTGTTGAGCCAGGTAGCGCTGAGCTTTGCACTACCCTTTGCATTGATCCCGCTGGTCTGGTTTACCGGCCAACGCCGTTTGATGGGCAGTCTGCGCAATCATTGGGTGACGACAACCCTTGCCGGTGTGATCACGGCGATTATCATTCTGCTCAATGTGGTGCTCATTGTGCAGTAG
- a CDS encoding anion transporter — protein sequence MDTIISVLTLLIVAATIFGVAVGRWPLLRADRTTITLIGAALLLGIGAMSLEEAYAAIDFDTILLLFSMMVINGSLFLSGCFGVITQRVVQFARGPRSLLALVIGASGVLSVLFLNDTIVLMMTPIVLDVTRALRRNPLPYLIGLAVAANIGSTATITGNPQNIIIGSASKIPYLDFAAALTPTALIGLVICWVIVMLIYRDEFRSGALVAPNVLRTRVYRPLLRKAGVVIVLMLIAFLVGVPVPLAAFVAAGALLATRRFRPERVYKTIDWGLLTFFAGLFVVTHALETQGWTEQLFAALAPLAQAGMVPFGVVSVVLSNVISNVPAVLLLQNVIPAFADQQRAWLTLAATATLAGNLTLLGSVANLIMAELAARWGVRVSFGAYLKVGLPVTILTVAVSLVLV from the coding sequence ATGGACACCATCATCTCAGTACTGACGTTGCTGATCGTCGCCGCGACCATCTTTGGGGTCGCGGTCGGGCGCTGGCCATTGCTACGCGCCGACCGTACTACGATTACCCTGATCGGTGCTGCACTGCTGCTTGGCATCGGCGCGATGTCGTTGGAAGAAGCGTATGCGGCGATTGATTTCGACACCATCCTGTTGCTGTTTAGCATGATGGTGATCAACGGCAGTCTCTTTCTGAGCGGTTGTTTTGGGGTTATTACCCAGCGTGTAGTGCAATTCGCCCGTGGCCCGCGCTCATTGTTGGCGTTGGTCATCGGCGCGAGTGGCGTGCTGTCGGTGCTGTTCCTCAACGATACAATTGTGCTCATGATGACGCCGATCGTGCTCGATGTCACTCGCGCCCTACGGCGCAATCCGTTGCCTTACCTGATCGGGTTGGCAGTCGCGGCCAACATCGGCTCGACCGCTACCATCACCGGTAATCCGCAGAACATTATCATCGGTAGTGCCTCGAAGATTCCCTATCTCGACTTCGCCGCTGCGCTAACGCCAACTGCGTTGATCGGCCTCGTCATCTGCTGGGTGATCGTCATGCTGATCTACCGTGACGAATTTCGGAGCGGAGCATTGGTGGCACCCAACGTCTTACGCACGCGGGTCTACCGACCATTGTTACGCAAAGCCGGTGTTGTGATCGTCCTGATGCTGATCGCGTTTCTGGTTGGCGTACCGGTCCCGCTTGCAGCGTTTGTCGCTGCCGGTGCGTTACTCGCTACCCGCCGTTTTCGGCCCGAACGGGTCTACAAGACCATTGACTGGGGCCTCTTGACCTTCTTTGCCGGGCTATTCGTCGTCACTCACGCGCTAGAGACGCAGGGTTGGACCGAACAGCTCTTTGCTGCGCTGGCCCCTTTAGCGCAAGCCGGCATGGTGCCGTTTGGCGTGGTGTCGGTCGTCCTGTCAAACGTAATCAGTAATGTACCGGCGGTGTTATTGTTGCAGAACGTGATCCCGGCCTTTGCCGATCAGCAGCGGGCCTGGCTAACGCTGGCCGCGACCGCCACGTTGGCCGGTAATTTGACCTTACTCGGTTCGGTGGCGAACCTGATTATGGCCGAGCTGGCGGCGCGCTGGGGGGTACGGGTGAGCTTCGGCGCGTACCTGAAGGTAGGCCTGCCGGTGACGATCTTGACCGTGGCGGTGAGCTTGGTGCTGGTATGA
- a CDS encoding IclR family transcriptional regulator, with translation MIQSIDRAFDVLEALAQADDDLSVSELSEQLDLPLATVHRLLSSLAARGYVTQEPSTRRYGPGPRLLEIAARAAQSRRFDLIRIARAELAKLTAETGETSNLIIRQGDEAVYQEQIPSPHLVRMFTEVGQRAPLYCTGGGKAILAALPAAEFERYLASGHFERWTNKTITDRDRLRAELALARERGFALDDEEREEGVCCVAAPIFDRRGQVVGAISLSGPSIRLDRARAEALGPRVREAALACSRQLGYRADH, from the coding sequence ATGATACAGTCAATCGATCGCGCATTTGACGTCTTAGAGGCACTAGCGCAAGCCGATGATGATCTAAGTGTCTCGGAATTGAGTGAGCAGCTCGATCTCCCGTTAGCGACCGTGCATCGCTTGCTCTCCAGTTTAGCAGCGAGAGGGTATGTGACGCAAGAGCCAAGCACACGGCGGTACGGGCCGGGGCCACGTCTCCTTGAAATTGCTGCCCGTGCTGCTCAGAGCCGTCGCTTCGACTTGATCCGCATTGCGCGGGCCGAATTAGCCAAACTCACCGCCGAAACCGGTGAAACCAGTAATTTGATTATCCGGCAGGGCGATGAGGCAGTCTATCAAGAACAGATCCCAAGCCCACATCTGGTGCGTATGTTCACCGAAGTAGGGCAGCGTGCGCCGTTGTACTGCACCGGAGGTGGCAAAGCGATCTTAGCGGCGCTGCCGGCTGCTGAATTCGAACGGTATCTGGCCAGTGGCCACTTTGAGCGGTGGACGAACAAAACCATTACCGACCGTGACCGGTTGCGGGCCGAACTCGCGTTGGCGCGTGAGCGCGGTTTTGCCTTAGATGACGAGGAGCGCGAAGAGGGGGTATGTTGTGTCGCTGCACCGATCTTCGACCGGCGCGGGCAGGTGGTCGGAGCGATCAGCTTATCAGGACCCTCAATCCGTCTTGATCGGGCACGGGCCGAAGCGTTGGGGCCGCGGGTGCGTGAGGCGGCGCTGGCGTGCAGCCGGCAGTTGGGCTATCGCGCTGATCATTGA
- a CDS encoding acyltransferase: MNADLKPTDTDGLGSTAERKARLCSAPLPGPHNALWYFPQLAGGYPRIIRNAALIQLARYTPIIPLKNAIYRLLGVKVAPHASVGLMVMFDIFFPEDITLGENCVIGYNTTILCHEVTRREWKRGPVVIGPDVTIGANCTILPGVVIGAGATVSAMSLVNRDVPPGAFVGGVPIRRLDR; this comes from the coding sequence ATGAATGCCGATCTCAAACCAACGGATACCGACGGCCTTGGCTCCACTGCTGAACGCAAAGCGCGGCTGTGCAGCGCGCCGCTGCCCGGCCCCCATAACGCACTCTGGTATTTTCCCCAATTGGCCGGGGGCTACCCGCGCATTATTCGCAATGCCGCGCTGATCCAACTTGCACGGTACACGCCGATCATTCCGCTCAAAAATGCGATCTACCGCCTGCTCGGCGTCAAGGTGGCGCCTCACGCGAGTGTTGGCCTGATGGTGATGTTCGACATCTTCTTCCCCGAAGATATTACCCTCGGCGAAAACTGCGTAATCGGGTACAATACTACCATCTTATGCCACGAAGTCACCCGCCGCGAATGGAAACGCGGACCGGTTGTGATAGGCCCGGACGTGACAATTGGCGCGAATTGCACCATTTTGCCGGGCGTGGTCATCGGCGCCGGTGCGACAGTTTCGGCCATGAGTTTGGTAAACCGTGACGTGCCGCCAGGAGCGTTTGTTGGCGGCGTCCCCATCCGACGGTTGGATCGGTGA
- a CDS encoding DUF1405 domain-containing protein codes for MRYIRPFIDWIYAFITGHPFIFWTCMTLNLFGVVWGGIVWYGPMLVSSPPWAWIFIPDCPAAALYATIAFILIRYGRAVPWFTAFAAFACIKYGLWTLAFWSRHWLGAGTVEPLELMLFVSHIGLTCEGILLATRIGRLSMTARAAVAAFFSLSIFVDYGLGYHPPLTWVVTPAFAMWTAVILTSVLGFWLTRPSVAVAQQIEARGLQLEKGVQD; via the coding sequence ATGCGCTACATTCGTCCATTTATCGACTGGATATATGCATTCATTACTGGCCACCCGTTCATTTTCTGGACATGCATGACCCTCAATCTGTTTGGCGTCGTGTGGGGCGGCATCGTCTGGTATGGGCCAATGCTGGTCTCCTCGCCACCTTGGGCCTGGATCTTCATTCCCGATTGCCCGGCAGCCGCCCTCTACGCCACCATCGCGTTTATCCTGATCCGCTATGGCCGCGCCGTGCCGTGGTTCACCGCCTTCGCCGCTTTTGCTTGTATTAAGTATGGTCTGTGGACACTCGCCTTCTGGTCACGCCACTGGCTCGGTGCCGGTACAGTCGAACCACTCGAACTGATGTTGTTCGTATCACACATTGGCTTGACGTGTGAGGGTATACTCCTCGCAACCCGCATCGGACGGCTTAGCATGACCGCACGCGCCGCAGTCGCTGCCTTTTTCAGTCTGTCGATCTTCGTTGATTACGGCCTTGGGTATCACCCGCCGCTGACGTGGGTAGTGACGCCGGCATTCGCAATGTGGACGGCAGTTATTTTGACCAGTGTGCTCGGCTTCTGGCTAACCCGACCATCGGTGGCGGTAGCCCAACAGATTGAAGCGCGTGGGTTGCAGCTTGAGAAAGGGGTACAAGACTAA